Below is a window of Paramagnetospirillum magneticum AMB-1 DNA.
ACCGTAAGGGGATCGCCGATTTTGTCGCACGCCACTCACAGCACCTTCGCCAACTCGCCGCGCGCCCTGGCGGTCCTCGGGCCGGACGGCCTGCTGGCCCATGTGGGCGAGACGCTGAGCCGGGCGCTGGGCACGGCGGAGCCCCGGCTGATCGGCACCCGGCCCGGCTGGGTCGACGGCCCCGACTGCACCCACACGCCCCTGCCCGGCGGCCAGACCCTGGTGGAGCTTGCCCCCGAAGCCGAAACGCGCCTGCGCGACAGCCTGCGGGTCAACGTGGAAATGCGGGCCATCATCGAGAACACCTTCGAGTTCATCGGCCTGCTGTCCCCCGACGGACGATTGCTGGACGCCAACCGCACCGCGCTGGCCTTCATCGGGCTGGACTCCCTCGCCCCGGTCCTGGGGATGCACTTCGCCGAAACCCCCTGGTGGGAGCACTCGCCGGAAGAACGCGCCATACTGCGCGACGGCATCTCCCGGGCGGCCAAGGGGGAATTCGTGCGCTTCGAGACCACCCACGTGGATGCCGACGGCGGTATCGCCTATGTGGATTTCTCGGTCAAGCCGGTGCCTGACCACGAAGGTAACATCCTGTTCCTGGTGCCAGAAGGACGCGACATCACCCAGCGCAAGCGGGCCGAGGCCGCCCTGGTCGCCGCCAAGCAGGAGGCCGAGGCCGCCAACCGCGCCAAGTCCCAGTTCCTGGCCACGGTCAGCCACGAGCTGCGCACCCCGCTCAACGCGGTGATCGGCTTTTCCGAAGCCATTCTGGCCGGAGCCACCGGCCCCGCCAGCCTGGAGCGCTGCGTCGAGTACATGGACCTGATCCATTCCGCCGGGCAGCACCTGCGGGCGCTGATCGAGGACATCCTCGACGTGTCGCGCATCGAGGCCGGACGCACCGAACTGGACGAGGAGGAGGCCGACCCCGCCGAACTGGTCCGCGCCGCCGCCCGCCTGCTGGAACACAAGGCCGTGGTGACCGGCGTGGACTTCACGGTGGTGATCGCTCCCGATCTTCCCCGCATGCGCCTCGACCCCCGCCGCATCCGGCAGGTTCTGCTCAATCTGGCGGGCAACGCCCTGAAATTCACCCCGGCCGGCGGACGGGTGGGCATTTCAGCCGAACATGTGCCGGAAGGACTGGCCCTGACGGTCGAGGATACCGGCATCGGCATCGCCCCGGAGCATCACGCCAAGGTCTGGCAGGCCTTCTACCAGGCGGATTCCTCGTTGTCGCGCCGCCACCAGGGATCGGGACTGGGGCTGGCCATCGTCCGCCATTTCGTCGAGGCCCATGGCGGCACGGTGTCGCTGGCCAGCGAAGCGGGCAAGGGCACCCGCATCACCGTGCTGCTGCCAGCCTCGCGCATCATCACCTGACCAGCGTCAAATACCAAAGCATCAAGCTCGGTTATAGTCACGGGAATTCAATGATCATCCCGCGAGGAAGCCATGCGCAATTCCGACAATTCGACTAAGCCTTTTTCCATTCGCCTGTGGCGGCACATCGCCGTCCGGGCCGCCTATCTGCTGGCGGTCGGCGCCGGCTTCACCCTGGCCCTGGCCGCCGGCATCACCCTGCTGGAGGGATAGCCCCCCCCTCAGAGGGGCATGTACATCCAGCGGCCGAAGGCATAGCCGACGCAGCCGCCCAGCAGAATCAGCATGATGGCCACCCCGATCTTCCAGCGCAGGTCGGAGACCTCGGGCACCATATCTACGGTCTCGGCCAGTTGCTCGTCCCAGTTGGCACCGGGCGCCGGACCGGGCTCCATGGGCGGCGACTGGCGGAGGGGAGGCAACTCCTCTTCCTCCTCCACGACGGGACCCGGCGCGATCCCTGGCGCGACGGCGCGGGGCTCCAGCATATGGGCGTCGACGAAATCGGCCAGAAGGCCATAGGCCTTGGCCGCCGGGCTTTCCGGATCGAGGATCACCAGGGGCAGGTCCCGGGCCGCCGCCTCCACCACCTTGAGGTCACGCGGCACGCGGACCGGCAACACCCGCCCGCCGAACGACGCGACCACGGAATCGGAGATGCGATGCATGACATCGCTGTCCTCGGTCATGGTGAACAGGATGCCCATGGACTCCAGGTCGCGGTTGAAATGCGTTCTGACCCGCTGAATGTTCCACCACGCCTTATGCAGGCCATCCAGGGCCAGCGGCGCCGGCACCACCGGCAGGATCACCACGTCGGCGGCCACCGCCGCGTTGACCGACAGGATGCCGAAGGCCGGGGGGCAGTCCACCACCACCACGTCCACATCGGCGGGCGTGGTCTCCAGGGCCCGCTCCAGCACATATTGCGGGTCGAGCTTGACGGCGATCTCCACGTCGGCCCAGGACAGGTCGTCCGAGCCGGCCACCAGACGCAGATTGGGATAGGGCGTGGCGCGCGAGGCATGGCTGACGTCGACCTCTCCGCGCAGCAACTGGTACGCGCCGGTCGCCGCCGGCGAGGTCAGTCCGACGCTGGTCGAGGCATTGCTTTGCGCGTCCAGGTCGACGAGCACCACCTTGCGCCCCAGTTCCGCCAGACAGACCGCCAGATTGACACTGGTGGTGGTCTTGCCGATACCGCCCTTCTGGTTGAACACCACCACGATTCTCGGCTTGGCGCCCACCGCTCGCTCCTCCTGAAAAATCCATAAGGGACAATACCCGCCTCAAGGGCTCCGCCGCAACCTCACCCCTGTAATAGGCTGTTGTCGAGCCAAAGGAATGTCCCTATACTCCGCCCCCGTGAGCCAGCCATACTTCGACATAATTCGCTTGATCGAGCGCCTGCACAGACATTTCCTGGATGTCTTGCGTACGGAATTGCGTCGTCTGAACATCGAAGACATCAATGCCGTTCAGGCCCTGCTTCTCTACAATATCGGTGAGAACGAAGTGGTTATCCGCGACCTGAAGGATCGCGGCTATTACCAGGGCTCCAACGTTTCCTACAACATCAAGGCGCTGACCGAATGCGGTTACTTGATGCAGGAGCGTTCGACCCATGACCGCCGTTCGGTTCGCCTCAAGCTGACCGACAAGGGCCTGTCCCTGTGCAACTCCATCCGCAAGCTGCAGGACGATCTGGCGGGCGTGTTGGGCGGCGACGAGAAGACGGCGGCCCAGCTGGACACCACGCTGGAGACCATGCAGCGTCTCGAACGCACCTGGACCGACTTTGTCCATTACGGCCGCATCCGCGGCCTTTAATTCCCCACATCCCCTTTAATCCGAACCGTCTTCGTGGTATTTCCGCCTCCTTGCGTTGCTAAGGAGGCTAGGCCGCCATGATCCCCCGCTATTCCCGCGCCGAAATGACCAAGATCTGGGAGCCGGAAAACCGCTTCCGCATCTGGTTCGAGATCGAGGCCCATGCCTGTGACGCCCTGGCCGAGATCGGGGTGATCCCCAAGGACTCCGCCAGGATCATCTGGGAGAAGGGCGACATCCCCTACACCCCCGCCCGCTCGGCGCGCATCGACGAGATCGAGGCCGAGACCAAGCACGACGTCATCGCCTTCCTGACCGAACTGGCCGAGCATATCGGCCCCGAATCGCGCTTCGTGCACCAGGGCATGACCTCGTCGGACGTGCTCGACACCTGCCTCAACGTACAGCTGACCCAGGCCGCCGACATCCTGCTGGCCGACCTGGACCGGGTACTGAACGCCCTGGAAAAGCGGGCCTTCGAGTTGAAGGACGTGGTGTGCATGGGCCGCTCCCACGGAATTCATGCCGAGCCGGTGACCATGGGGCTGAAATTCGCCACCTTCCATGCCGAGTTCCAGCGCAACCGCCGCCGCCTGAAGTCGGCGCGGGAAGACATCGCCACCTGCGCCATCTCGGGCGCCGTGGGCACCTTCGCCAATATCGACCCCCGGGTCGAGGAGCACGTGGCCGCCAAGCTGGGCCTCAAGCCCGAGCCGGTCTCCACCCAGGTGATCCCGCGCGACCGCCACGCCCAGTTCTTCGCCACCCTGGGCGTCATCGCCAGCTCGGTCGAGCATCTGGCCATCGAGATCCGCCATCTGCAGCGCACCGAAGTGCGCGAGGCCGAGGAATACTTCTCGCCCGGCCAGAAGGGCAGTTCGGCCATGCCCCACAAGCGCAATCCCGTGCTGACCGAGAATCTCACCGGTCTGGCCCGTATCGTGCGCGGCATGGTGATCCCGGCCATGGAGAACGTCGCCCTGTGGCACGAGCGCGACATCTCCCACTCCTCGGTGGAGCGCATGATCGGCCCCGACGCCACCGTCACCCTGGACTTTGCCCTGAACCGCCTGGCCGGCGTGGTGGAAAAGCTGGTGGTCTATCCCGAGGCCGTGGCCAAGAACCTCAACCAGCTGGGCGGTCTGGTGTTCTCGCAGCGCGTCCTGCTGGCGCTCACCCAGGCGGGCATGAGCCGCGAGGACAGCTACAAGGCCGTCCAGCGCAACGCCATGAAGGTGTGGCTGGAAAGCGCCAACTTCCTCGACCTGCTCAAGGCCGATTCCGAAGTGGCCGCCAAGATCCCCGCCAAGACCCTGGAAGAGCTGTTCGACCTCCGCTACCACACCAAGCACGTGGACACCATTTTCAAGCGGGTGTTCGGCCGCGCCTGATGCCGTCCGGGCCATGCCGCCGCCCGCAAGGGGGCGGCATGGCCCGAACGCAATGCACGCCTGAGCATTTCGCCTCCGTCACCCCCATGGACAGAGTGCGGCCTCTGGGTAATAATCCAGACAGTATTCCAAGGGATTCCGACGGCTTTCCGCCGCCACCGCTCCACCTCGTCCGCTCACTCCTGCCGCCCCCTCGTGGGTGAAAGAGTGCGCCGTGGAGTGGGCAAGGCCCGGTCCAGCCGACGCCCCTGCAACTCGATACGGGTATCTCGCGCATCATGCGTCTTTCCGGCTTCGTGGTTCTGCTTCTGATCGTTCTGGGCAATCTCGGTTTCTGGGCGGTGATGAACCGCCCGCAAAACGCCGCCCTGCCCTGGTCCGGCACCCTTAACAGCGTTTCGTTCAGTGCGGGCCGCGCCGATGACGATCCTACCATCGTGCGCAAGCTGCCCTATATGGACGAGTGGCTGCTGCCGACCCGGGCCGAGATGGACGAGGATCTGGCCATGCTGGCCGGCAAGGTCCATCAGGTCCGCACCTATTCCACCCTGGAGGGCCTGGACCAGGTCCCCGAGCTGGCCGCCAAGTACGGCCTGAAGGCCCTGCCCGGCGCCTGGCTGGATGAGCGCCTGGGCCGCAACGAGGTGGAGATCGCCAACATCATCCGCATCGCCCGCGACAATCCCAACGTGGACCGGGTGATCATCGGCAACGAAAACCTGACGCTGCACCGCCTGTCGCCCGAGCAGATGATCCGCTATCTGCGCCGGGTGCGCGCCGCGCTGCCCGACCGGGTCAAGATCAGCACCGCCGAGGCCTGGGCCATCTGGCTGGACTATCCCGAACTGACCCGCGAAGTGGATTTCATCACCATCCACACCCTGCCGTTCTGGGAGCCGGGCGGCGTCCACATCGACAACGCGCTGGACTTCACCAAGCGCATGGTCCGCGACGTCAAGGCCGCCTATCCCGACAAGCCCATCTTCATCGGCGAAGTGGGCTGGCCGTCGGCGGGGCGCAATTACGGCGTCTCCGAGCCGTCGCTGGTCAACCAGGCCATGTTCCTGCGCAATTTCGTCAATTGGGCCCACGAGGAGAAGCTCGACTACAACATCGTCGAAGCCTTCGACCAGCCGTGGAAAGTGAACCTGGACAACACCGCGTCGGAAAAGCATTGGGGCATCTACACCGTGGAGCGCCAGCCCAAGTTCAGCTGGATCGGCCCCGTGCTGGAATTCGAGGAATGGCCCACCCAGGCCATCACCGCCACCCTGATCGCCCTGCTGCCCGTGGTGTGGTTCCTGGGCAAGTGGAAGACGCTGCGCCTGCCGGGCAAGATCTTCTTCGCCCTCCTGGTGCAGTTCGCGTCGACGCTGCTGATCTGGACCATGTCCACCCCCGTCATCCGCGACGTGTCGCCGGGCACCGGGCTGATGCTGGGGCTGATGCTGCCCGCCCAGCTATTGCTGCTGATCGTGGTGCTGATCGCCGGCATCGAGGTGACCGAACTGACCTGGGCCAGCAAGTTCAAGCGGCGCTTCACCGCCCTGCCGCCCGACCAGTGCAAGCGCTTCCCCAAGGTCTCCATCCACCTGCCGTGCTACAACGAGCCGCCGGCCATGGTGAAGCTGACCCTGGACAGCCTGATGGCGCTGGACTACCCCAACTTCGAAATCATCGTGTTGGACAACAACACCAAGAAGGAGGAGGTCTGGCGGCCGGTCGAGGAGTACTGCAAGACCCTGGGCGACAAGGTGAAGTTTTTTCACCTGGCGCCCTGGCCCGGCGCCAAGGCCGGCGCGCTGAACTTCGGCCTCACCGTCACCGACCCCGAAGCCGAGATTATCGGCGTGGTGGATTCCGACTACATGGTGGACAAGAACTGGCTGAAAGGCCTGGTCCCCTATTTCGAGAATCCCAAGGTGGGCCATGTCCAGGCGCCCCAGGATCACCGCGAATGGGAACACGACCTGTTCAAGGAAATGATCAACTGGGAATATGCCGGGTTCTTTGACATCGGCATGGTGTTCCGCAACGAGGCCGACGCCATCATCCAGCACGGCACCATGACCCTGGTGCGCAAGAAGACGCTGGAAGACGCCGGCCGCTGGGGCGAGTGGTGCATCGTCGAGGATGCCGAGCTGGGCCTGCGCATGATGAAGGCCGGCTATCAGTCGGTCTATGTCCAGGACCGCCTGGGCCATGGCCTGGTCCCCGATTCCTTCATGGCCTACAAGAAGCAGCGTTTCCGCTGGGCCTATGGCGCGGTGCAGATTCTCAAGGCCCATTGGCGCTCGCTGATCCCCTTCAAGCAGACCGGACTGACCACCGGCCAGAAGTACCATTTCGTCGCCGGCTGGCTGCCCTGGTTCGCCGACGCCTTCTACCTGCTGTTCTGCGTGGCGGCGCTGGCCTGGTCGCTGGGCATGATCGTGGCGCCGCGCTATTTCAGCACGCCGCTGCCCTTCTTCACCCTGCCCACCGTGGGCGTGTTCGTGGCGAAGATCTTCCACCACTTCTTCCTCTACACCACGCGGGTGAATTGCGGGCTGAAGCGCCGGTCGCTGGCGGCCATCGCCGGCATGGGGCTGACCTATTCCATCGCCTGGGCCATGTGGCAGGGCATCTTCACCAAGTCGACGCCCTTCATGCGCACCCCCAAGATGGCCAACAAGGCGGCCTTCACCCAGGGCTTCCTGATGGCGTCGGAAGAGGCCACCCTGGCGCTGCTGCACTACGTCGCCGCCATCGCCGTGCTGATCCCGCGCAACAACTTCACCGACCCCGACGTGCGGATCTGGTCGCTGACCCTGGTGGTCCAGGCCATGCCCTTCCTGGCGGCCCTGGTGGCCTCGCTGATCAGCGTTATGCCGTCGGACGGCCCGGCGCAGCCTGAGCACAGCCATAGCAACGCCAAGCCGGAAGCCGCCGAATAGCCCCCGCCGCCCCCCCGCGGCAAGATCAAGGCCCGCACATATCTGCGGGCCTTTTTCTATTGGAAGTCACTTTTTGCAACACTGCCTAGCATTTCGCGGGCTGGCGCCGCGCCGCAACGCCATGCTATCCGTAGGTATTATTGCAGACAACCAAACGAGGAATCGCCATGCTTGGCCACCGTATCGCCACCATGGGAATCGTTCCGAAGATCATGGCTCTCGCCGTGTCGGGAGTCCTTTTGCTGGGGTTGAGCGTGACCCTGCTCAGCCGGTCACTGCTGCATGCCAGCGCCGCCGACGCGGCGCGCGAGCGGGTCGAGACCAACATGAAAGTGGCCTGGGACGTCCTGAAGTCCAAGGGAACGGCCTTCTCCGTGGCCGATGGCAAGATTCTGGCCGGTGATCATGTGCTGAACGGCAATTTCGACGTGGTGGACAAGATCAAGGCGCTGGTGGGGGGCTCCGCCACGGTCTTCATGGGCGACACCCGCGTCACCACCAATGTCATCAAGCCCGACGGCAGCCGGGCCGTGGGCACACAACTGGCCAAGACCGCCGCCTATGAGGCGGTCTTTGGCCGAAAGACATCCTTTCGCGGCGAAGTAGAAATCCTGGGCGAGCCCTACATGACCGCCTACGACCCCATTCTCGACGGGGCCGGCAATGTCATCGGCGTGCTCTATGTGGGAATCAAGAAGGCCGATTTCCTGGTCGCCGCCGAGCGGACGCTGCAATTGATGGTGGGGGTCACGGTCCTGGTGGGCGCCCTGAGCATCCTGGTCAGCTGGACCATCGCCAAGCGTAACCTGGCCACGCCGCTCAAGCGCAGCATCCTGGCCATGCGCGATCTGGCCGACGGCAATCTCGACGTGGCGATTCGCCATACCGAGCGTCGGGACGAGATCGGCGAGATGATCCGGGCGTTGGAAATCTTCAAGGAAAACGGCCAGGCCCGCCATCGCCTCGAAGCGGCCCAGGCGGCCGAGCAGGCGGCCCGCAACCGGCGCCAGGAGGCCATCGAGCGCCTGACCACCGATTTCAACAGCAGTGTGTTCGCGGTGCTGAACGGCGTGACCGAATCCGCGCATCACCTGCGCGATTCGGCTCAATCCATGACTTCGGTGGCCGAGGACACGTCGCGCCAGTCCACCGTGGTGGCCGCCGCGGCCGAACAAGCCTCGGTCAACGTGGAAACCGTGGCCGCCGCCGCCGAGCAATTGGCCGCCTCCGAGCACGAGATCGCCCGTCAGGTCGCCAATTCCAGCGAAATCTCGCACCGCGCCTCCGAGGAGGCCGAGCGGGTCAACAGCATCGTGCTGTCCCTGTCCGAAGCGACCAACCGCATCGGACAGGTGGTGACGCTGATCAACGACATCGCCGCCCAGACCAATCTTCTGGCCTTGAATGCCACCATCGAGGCGGCCCGCGCCGGCGATGCCGGAAAGGGCTTCGCCGTGGTCGCCAACGAGGTCAAGCATCTGGCCACCCAGACGGCGAGGGCGACGGAGGACATCGTCGTCCAGATCAATTCGGTCCAGGCCGTGACCCGCGACGCGGTCAGCGCCATCGGCGGCATCGGCCACACCATTTCCAGCATCTCGGAAAGCGCCTCGGCCATCGCCTCGGCGGTGGAGGAGCAGACCGCCGCCACGGCGGAGATCGCCCGCAACGTCCAGGAGGCGTCCAGCGGAACCCGCGAGGTCACCTCCTCCATCACCCTGGTCAACCAGGGGGCCGCCACCACCGGCAGCGCCGCCCATCAGTTGCTGGGCACCGCCGACGAACTGTCGCAGCAGTCGGAGCAATTGGCCACCGAGGTGTCCGAATTCCTGGCCGCCATCAAGGCGGCCTGAACACCGACCGGCCATCACGGCCAAGCCAGAGCGGCGCCCCGAACGGGCGCCGCTTTTTTTGCGCACCGGTTCAAAAAAAACGCCGCCGGTCCGTCTGATCCTCATCCGTCCCATGGATGCCGGCCCGCCGGGGTCTGGCGATCTTGGCCGGACCGGGAATCGGAGTACAATCCTGCCGGAATGAGCGGAGGGGGCTATGCGGGGACTTCGGATCATTGCCTGGATATTATTCCTCGGTTTCCCGACCGTGGCGCCGACCTGCGCCCAGGCCGCCCCGGCGGCGGGGGCTCAGGCCATGGATCAGGCCATGGCCCTGATCGACGCCGAGCAATATCAGGCCGCCATCGCCGTCCTGCGCGGCCTGGACCCGCAATCCGCTGCCCAGGCGGCCGAGATCGACCGGGCGCTGGGCCGCATCTATCTCGGCCTGGGCAAGGCGGGCAAGGCCGCCGAGTTTTTCGAGCAGGCGCTGACCACCTCGCTGGAGTCCGAAGCCGAATCCACCCTGGGTCTGGCGGAAGCCAAAATGGCCCTGGGACACTTGGCCCAGGCGCGCCGCCACGCCGAAAGCGTCCTCAAGACCGACCCGGATCAACTCCAGGCCCATCTGGTGCTGGCCCGTATCGACCAGCGTCTGGGCCGGGCGGCGGACGCTACTCTCCGGCTGGAAAACCTGTCCCGCCAGCGCCCCGATAGCGAAGAGGTGGCGGTGATGCTGGCCCGCTATCAGGCGCGCGCCTTCTCCCCCGCCACGGCGGCCGAGCGTCTGGGGCAGTTCCTTCGCCGCCACCCGGATTCGGCCGAAGCCTCGGACGTTCTGGGCCTCCTCTTGTGGGAGATGGGACGCAAGGCCGAGGCGCTGAAAGCCCGCGACCGGGCGGCCGAGCTGTTCCGGCAGCGGGGACGCGACGGCCGCGCCGCCGCCATCCTCCAGTGGCGGCAGAATGTGGCCCCCGAGGCGCGGCCCGCCGAGGCTTCGCCGCCAACGCCTGCGCCCGAGCCTCCGCCGCCCGCCGTCGCCCCCATTCCCGAGGTCAAGTCGCTGCAGCCCCCGCCGCCGCCCCCTCCCCCGGCCCCGCCTCCGTCCCGGCCGCGCAGCTTCCAGGCCCTGGCCAATCCCGAGCCCCTGCCCTTCAAGCCCGGCACGCCCGTCCTGTTCGGCAGCGGCATCGTGCTGGAAGGCGGACGACAGGTGATCACCAACCGCCATGTGGTCGACGGCGCCCGTGACACCGCCATCCGCAACGGCACCGGCCATGTGCGCCGTGCCCGGGTGATCAAGGTCTCGGCCGAGGACGACCTGGCGCTGCTGGAACTGTCCGAGCCCTTCCCCGAGGGCGATGCCATGCCCATCTCGGCCATCAGCGACGGCGCGCCGGGCCGCGCCGCCATCGTCATGGGCTTTCCCCTGATCACCGTGCTGGGCGACGAGCAGCCGGCCCTGGCCGAGGGCATCGTCTCCAAGATGGGCGGGCTGAACGGCGATCCCGCCTCGTTCCAGATGACCACCAAGCTGAACCAGGGCAATTCCGGCGGGCCGGTATTCGACCGCAGCGGCCGGCTGATCGGCATCGCCGTGGCCAAGCTGGACACCGCCGATCTCAAAAGCCGGTCGGGCATCAGCGCCGAGGACGTCAACTTCGCCATCAAGTCCAGCCGCCTGCTGCGCTTTCTGGGGCGGAAGGGCGGCGGCAAGGCCGCGGCGGGCGACATGTCGCTGGAGGATCTTTACCAGTCCATGCTGCCCCGCGTCGTCCTGATCGCGTCCCCCAAATAGGCGAAGGAGCAAGGCCATGATCCGTTGGACGATCCTTCTGGCTCTTCTCCTGGCCCCGGCCGCCGCCAAGGCCGACTGGGTGGCGGCGCGGGCCGAGCGCCTGTTCCCGCCGGAACAGTCCGAGGCCGAAGCCTGCCGCCTGGCCGAGGACAAGGCCAAGGAGGACGCGGTCCGCCGGATCACCGGCGAACGCCTGTCGTCGGAAGAGCTGATGCGCTGTTCCGAACAGGGCGATCAGGCTGAATGCACCCACAATTCCGCCGTCTGGAGCATGGTCGACGGCGATGTGCGCGCCATCCGCAACCGCCGGGTGGAAACCTTGGCCGTGCTGGACGGCGTCCGCAAATGCGTGGTGGACCTGGAGGCCGAGGTGGTGGTGCCGCCGGGCCGTCCCGATCCGGCGTTCGACCTGGGGGTCCGGCTCAATGGCGCGGTTTATCGCCAGGGCGAGCCCCTGGAGATCACCCTCTCCCCCAGCCAGCCCATGGGCGTGGCGGTGTTCCAGTGGCTGCCCTACGAGACGGGCGAGGCCCAGGTGTCGCGCATCCTGCCCAATCCTTACGACCGTCTCAGCCACATCGACCGCCAGACCACCATTCCCTCGGAGATGGGGCGCAAGCGCTATGTGCTGCGCGCCGACTTCCCCCCGGCGCTGGAGGGCAAGCGGCGCATGGTCGACGAATACCTGATGGTGGTAGCCACCCGAAACCCCGTGGAGTTCCGCGACAGCTACAGCCTGGATGAGTTCAAGGCCCGCCTGCTGGAACTGCCGCGCGGCGAGTCCCGCATGGTGCGCAAGGCCTACTCCATCCTGAGGGCCGAGAAATGAAGCGCCGCGCCGTGTCATCCCGACGACCTGCGGGAGGAGGAATCTCCTCCTGGACCGGCGGATCAGAACCGGCACCGCCATGCCAGACTGAGATCCCTCGGCTTCACCTCGGGATGACAGCCTTGGCATTGCTGCTGGCCGCCTGCACCAGCCCGGTCTATGTGGACCGGGGAGTCGCCGAGGAGGCGCCGCCCCTGGCCCTCAACGCCGTATCCTTCCACCTCTCGGAAGCCTGGGCCGCCCGGCCGCCGTCCTGCGTCGCCGTCCTGCCGCTGACCGGTCCCGAGGGCGAGGCCGCCGTCGATCCGGCCCG
It encodes the following:
- a CDS encoding sensor histidine kinase, whose protein sequence is MSHATHSTFANSPRALAVLGPDGLLAHVGETLSRALGTAEPRLIGTRPGWVDGPDCTHTPLPGGQTLVELAPEAETRLRDSLRVNVEMRAIIENTFEFIGLLSPDGRLLDANRTALAFIGLDSLAPVLGMHFAETPWWEHSPEERAILRDGISRAAKGEFVRFETTHVDADGGIAYVDFSVKPVPDHEGNILFLVPEGRDITQRKRAEAALVAAKQEAEAANRAKSQFLATVSHELRTPLNAVIGFSEAILAGATGPASLERCVEYMDLIHSAGQHLRALIEDILDVSRIEAGRTELDEEEADPAELVRAAARLLEHKAVVTGVDFTVVIAPDLPRMRLDPRRIRQVLLNLAGNALKFTPAGGRVGISAEHVPEGLALTVEDTGIGIAPEHHAKVWQAFYQADSSLSRRHQGSGLGLAIVRHFVEAHGGTVSLASEAGKGTRITVLLPASRIIT
- a CDS encoding ParA family protein, with the translated sequence MGAKPRIVVVFNQKGGIGKTTTSVNLAVCLAELGRKVVLVDLDAQSNASTSVGLTSPAATGAYQLLRGEVDVSHASRATPYPNLRLVAGSDDLSWADVEIAVKLDPQYVLERALETTPADVDVVVVDCPPAFGILSVNAAVAADVVILPVVPAPLALDGLHKAWWNIQRVRTHFNRDLESMGILFTMTEDSDVMHRISDSVVASFGGRVLPVRVPRDLKVVEAAARDLPLVILDPESPAAKAYGLLADFVDAHMLEPRAVAPGIAPGPVVEEEEELPPLRQSPPMEPGPAPGANWDEQLAETVDMVPEVSDLRWKIGVAIMLILLGGCVGYAFGRWMYMPL
- a CDS encoding helix-turn-helix domain-containing protein, which produces MSLYSAPVSQPYFDIIRLIERLHRHFLDVLRTELRRLNIEDINAVQALLLYNIGENEVVIRDLKDRGYYQGSNVSYNIKALTECGYLMQERSTHDRRSVRLKLTDKGLSLCNSIRKLQDDLAGVLGGDEKTAAQLDTTLETMQRLERTWTDFVHYGRIRGL
- the purB gene encoding adenylosuccinate lyase, with product MIPRYSRAEMTKIWEPENRFRIWFEIEAHACDALAEIGVIPKDSARIIWEKGDIPYTPARSARIDEIEAETKHDVIAFLTELAEHIGPESRFVHQGMTSSDVLDTCLNVQLTQAADILLADLDRVLNALEKRAFELKDVVCMGRSHGIHAEPVTMGLKFATFHAEFQRNRRRLKSAREDIATCAISGAVGTFANIDPRVEEHVAAKLGLKPEPVSTQVIPRDRHAQFFATLGVIASSVEHLAIEIRHLQRTEVREAEEYFSPGQKGSSAMPHKRNPVLTENLTGLARIVRGMVIPAMENVALWHERDISHSSVERMIGPDATVTLDFALNRLAGVVEKLVVYPEAVAKNLNQLGGLVFSQRVLLALTQAGMSREDSYKAVQRNAMKVWLESANFLDLLKADSEVAAKIPAKTLEELFDLRYHTKHVDTIFKRVFGRA
- a CDS encoding glycosyltransferase — protein: MRLSGFVVLLLIVLGNLGFWAVMNRPQNAALPWSGTLNSVSFSAGRADDDPTIVRKLPYMDEWLLPTRAEMDEDLAMLAGKVHQVRTYSTLEGLDQVPELAAKYGLKALPGAWLDERLGRNEVEIANIIRIARDNPNVDRVIIGNENLTLHRLSPEQMIRYLRRVRAALPDRVKISTAEAWAIWLDYPELTREVDFITIHTLPFWEPGGVHIDNALDFTKRMVRDVKAAYPDKPIFIGEVGWPSAGRNYGVSEPSLVNQAMFLRNFVNWAHEEKLDYNIVEAFDQPWKVNLDNTASEKHWGIYTVERQPKFSWIGPVLEFEEWPTQAITATLIALLPVVWFLGKWKTLRLPGKIFFALLVQFASTLLIWTMSTPVIRDVSPGTGLMLGLMLPAQLLLLIVVLIAGIEVTELTWASKFKRRFTALPPDQCKRFPKVSIHLPCYNEPPAMVKLTLDSLMALDYPNFEIIVLDNNTKKEEVWRPVEEYCKTLGDKVKFFHLAPWPGAKAGALNFGLTVTDPEAEIIGVVDSDYMVDKNWLKGLVPYFENPKVGHVQAPQDHREWEHDLFKEMINWEYAGFFDIGMVFRNEADAIIQHGTMTLVRKKTLEDAGRWGEWCIVEDAELGLRMMKAGYQSVYVQDRLGHGLVPDSFMAYKKQRFRWAYGAVQILKAHWRSLIPFKQTGLTTGQKYHFVAGWLPWFADAFYLLFCVAALAWSLGMIVAPRYFSTPLPFFTLPTVGVFVAKIFHHFFLYTTRVNCGLKRRSLAAIAGMGLTYSIAWAMWQGIFTKSTPFMRTPKMANKAAFTQGFLMASEEATLALLHYVAAIAVLIPRNNFTDPDVRIWSLTLVVQAMPFLAALVASLISVMPSDGPAQPEHSHSNAKPEAAE
- a CDS encoding methyl-accepting chemotaxis protein, encoding MLGHRIATMGIVPKIMALAVSGVLLLGLSVTLLSRSLLHASAADAARERVETNMKVAWDVLKSKGTAFSVADGKILAGDHVLNGNFDVVDKIKALVGGSATVFMGDTRVTTNVIKPDGSRAVGTQLAKTAAYEAVFGRKTSFRGEVEILGEPYMTAYDPILDGAGNVIGVLYVGIKKADFLVAAERTLQLMVGVTVLVGALSILVSWTIAKRNLATPLKRSILAMRDLADGNLDVAIRHTERRDEIGEMIRALEIFKENGQARHRLEAAQAAEQAARNRRQEAIERLTTDFNSSVFAVLNGVTESAHHLRDSAQSMTSVAEDTSRQSTVVAAAAEQASVNVETVAAAAEQLAASEHEIARQVANSSEISHRASEEAERVNSIVLSLSEATNRIGQVVTLINDIAAQTNLLALNATIEAARAGDAGKGFAVVANEVKHLATQTARATEDIVVQINSVQAVTRDAVSAIGGIGHTISSISESASAIASAVEEQTAATAEIARNVQEASSGTREVTSSITLVNQGAATTGSAAHQLLGTADELSQQSEQLATEVSEFLAAIKAA
- a CDS encoding S1 family peptidase translates to MRGLRIIAWILFLGFPTVAPTCAQAAPAAGAQAMDQAMALIDAEQYQAAIAVLRGLDPQSAAQAAEIDRALGRIYLGLGKAGKAAEFFEQALTTSLESEAESTLGLAEAKMALGHLAQARRHAESVLKTDPDQLQAHLVLARIDQRLGRAADATLRLENLSRQRPDSEEVAVMLARYQARAFSPATAAERLGQFLRRHPDSAEASDVLGLLLWEMGRKAEALKARDRAAELFRQRGRDGRAAAILQWRQNVAPEARPAEASPPTPAPEPPPPAVAPIPEVKSLQPPPPPPPPAPPPSRPRSFQALANPEPLPFKPGTPVLFGSGIVLEGGRQVITNRHVVDGARDTAIRNGTGHVRRARVIKVSAEDDLALLELSEPFPEGDAMPISAISDGAPGRAAIVMGFPLITVLGDEQPALAEGIVSKMGGLNGDPASFQMTTKLNQGNSGGPVFDRSGRLIGIAVAKLDTADLKSRSGISAEDVNFAIKSSRLLRFLGRKGGGKAAAGDMSLEDLYQSMLPRVVLIASPK